In Mucilaginibacter celer, one DNA window encodes the following:
- the smc gene encoding chromosome segregation protein SMC — MQLTRLEIKGFKSFGDKITINFNEGVTAIVGPNGCGKSNVVDSIRWVLGEQSTRMLRSEKMDNVIFNGTKSRKSANLAEVSLTFDNTKNVLPTDYSQVTLTRKLYRTGESEYRLNDVQCRLKDITDLFLDTGIGSDSYSIIELRMIDEIITNKEGSRRNLFEEASGISKYKLRKKQTFSKLKDTEADLERVEDLLFEIEKNLKTLENQAKKTERYYRLKEQYKTLSIMLASFRIVAFSESLKKIEDQEQKQKVEKSAIIAQMDTLEATLQQQKLDSITKEKNLSVQQKTTNEFVSKIRAYESEKKIKNEQLKFQQDKESRLTEELERDKQQLNHVLYNIKRLSEEKATEEETLQAVQSRVTDLKEAVDELRAQQTEARNELNELNNINTRLQSQAYKAEKDLDILQIQQQALEQESQRNMEDATNKEVELSHFNQVVAELQYRKESLDSEFEQAVEFENKLKEQIAETDIELNSVKDTIIKESRRLDAKQNEYNLTKSMVDSLEGFPESIRFLKKNTDWAKNAPLFSDVLFCKEEYRVAIENYLEPLMNYYVVETYDEAVKAINLLSNSARGRANFFVLNNYADETSVQVSFDGPNAIPALGVIEVEKRYLPLCNYLLKGVYLVDDDKEGQINGEALPPGVVLVGKSGKFNKSKHTMAGGSVGLFEGKRIGRAKNLENLAKEIRGIENEVGGLRSKSDELQTKLGALKASTKAAEINEQQQILNRLNNELITVKTRQEQYQTFIENSLNRKEDIARKIAGINDEMAALQPQLAELKTQKQIQSDLLADKQMAFNELNEYVSVQSNAYNQENIRFHQQQNKVSGLLKDLDYRDTQQESLESRIRQNSSELEKVKVAIQENLKQADNSDDNLLEMYEQKENLEKATQQAEQEYYQWRGLITENENEISALRRKKDNSEVIENELRDERNNLKLDLNALKERLSVEFNINIEDLPEAEVPEGENEHDLREKAEKLKKQLDDFGAINPMAVEAYNEMNERYTFIQAQKKDLSEAKASLLATIQEIDDTAKDKFMTAFIMVRENFIKVFRSLFNEEDSCDLVLTDPDHPLESDIDIIAKPKGKRPLSINQLSGGEKTLTATAILFSLYLLKPAPFCIFDEVDAPLDDTNIDKFNNIIRTFSKESQFIIVSHNKRTIASTDVIYGVTMVEQGISRVVPVDLRELAD; from the coding sequence ATGCAGCTTACCCGTTTAGAAATCAAGGGCTTCAAGAGTTTTGGCGATAAAATAACCATCAATTTTAATGAGGGTGTTACCGCTATTGTGGGGCCAAACGGTTGCGGCAAATCAAACGTTGTCGATTCTATCCGTTGGGTTTTGGGCGAGCAAAGTACCAGGATGCTCCGGTCGGAGAAGATGGATAACGTTATTTTTAACGGTACCAAGAGCCGTAAATCGGCCAACCTGGCCGAGGTTTCTCTCACTTTTGATAATACCAAAAACGTACTCCCTACCGATTATTCGCAGGTTACCCTTACCCGTAAACTTTACCGCACCGGCGAGAGTGAGTACCGGTTAAACGATGTACAATGCCGTTTAAAGGATATTACCGATCTGTTCCTGGATACCGGCATCGGTTCAGACTCGTACTCTATCATCGAGTTGAGGATGATTGACGAGATCATTACCAACAAGGAAGGTTCGCGCCGTAATTTGTTCGAGGAAGCATCGGGGATATCTAAATACAAACTCCGCAAAAAGCAAACTTTTAGTAAGCTTAAAGATACCGAGGCTGATTTGGAGAGGGTGGAGGATTTGCTTTTCGAGATCGAAAAAAACCTCAAAACACTCGAGAACCAGGCTAAAAAAACCGAGCGTTATTATCGCCTTAAAGAGCAATATAAAACGCTGAGCATTATGCTGGCTTCGTTCAGGATAGTGGCTTTTAGCGAATCGTTAAAAAAGATAGAAGACCAGGAGCAAAAGCAAAAGGTTGAAAAAAGTGCCATTATAGCGCAGATGGATACTTTGGAGGCTACCCTGCAGCAACAAAAGCTGGATAGCATCACCAAAGAAAAAAACCTCTCTGTTCAGCAAAAAACAACCAACGAGTTTGTTTCGAAGATTCGTGCTTACGAGAGTGAGAAGAAAATCAAGAACGAGCAGCTGAAATTTCAGCAGGATAAAGAGTCGCGGTTAACCGAGGAATTGGAGCGTGATAAACAGCAGTTAAACCACGTGCTGTACAATATTAAACGCTTAAGCGAAGAAAAAGCTACAGAAGAGGAAACCCTGCAAGCTGTTCAAAGCCGGGTTACTGATCTGAAAGAGGCCGTCGATGAACTCCGTGCCCAACAAACCGAGGCCCGTAACGAGCTTAACGAACTTAACAATATCAACACCCGCTTGCAAAGCCAGGCTTACAAGGCTGAAAAAGACCTGGATATATTACAGATTCAACAGCAGGCTTTGGAACAGGAAAGCCAGCGCAATATGGAAGATGCCACCAATAAAGAGGTGGAACTTTCGCACTTTAACCAGGTAGTTGCCGAGTTGCAATACCGCAAGGAGTCGTTGGATAGTGAGTTTGAGCAAGCCGTTGAGTTTGAAAATAAACTAAAAGAGCAAATTGCCGAAACCGATATCGAACTGAACTCGGTTAAGGATACCATTATAAAAGAAAGCCGCCGCCTTGATGCCAAACAAAACGAATACAACCTTACCAAAAGTATGGTTGACAGTTTGGAGGGTTTCCCCGAGTCGATCCGCTTCCTGAAGAAGAATACCGACTGGGCCAAAAACGCACCGTTGTTTAGTGATGTGCTTTTTTGTAAGGAAGAGTACCGGGTAGCTATCGAAAACTACCTCGAGCCGCTGATGAACTACTATGTTGTTGAAACATATGATGAGGCGGTAAAAGCCATTAACCTGCTCAGTAACTCGGCAAGGGGGCGTGCCAATTTTTTTGTGCTGAACAACTATGCCGATGAAACCTCGGTACAGGTAAGCTTTGATGGCCCGAATGCTATTCCTGCTTTAGGAGTTATTGAAGTTGAAAAACGCTATCTGCCGCTTTGTAACTACCTGCTTAAAGGGGTTTACCTGGTTGATGACGATAAGGAAGGCCAGATAAACGGCGAAGCTTTACCGCCGGGTGTGGTGTTGGTAGGTAAAAGCGGTAAGTTCAACAAATCAAAGCATACCATGGCCGGTGGTTCTGTAGGTTTGTTTGAGGGTAAAAGGATCGGTCGTGCTAAAAATTTAGAGAATTTAGCTAAAGAGATCAGGGGTATTGAGAACGAGGTTGGTGGGTTACGTTCAAAATCGGATGAATTACAAACCAAATTAGGTGCTTTAAAAGCATCTACCAAAGCGGCGGAAATCAATGAACAGCAACAGATCCTGAACAGGTTGAATAACGAGCTCATCACCGTTAAAACCCGCCAGGAACAATATCAAACTTTCATCGAAAACAGCCTGAATCGTAAGGAAGACATTGCACGCAAAATTGCCGGCATTAACGATGAAATGGCTGCCCTGCAACCGCAACTGGCCGAGCTGAAAACGCAAAAGCAAATTCAAAGCGATTTACTTGCCGATAAGCAAATGGCTTTTAATGAGCTTAACGAATATGTTTCGGTACAATCAAACGCCTATAACCAGGAAAATATCCGTTTTCACCAGCAGCAAAATAAGGTATCAGGCTTGTTAAAAGATCTTGACTACCGCGATACACAGCAGGAAAGTTTGGAGAGCCGCATCAGGCAAAACAGCTCCGAACTTGAAAAAGTAAAAGTAGCTATACAGGAAAACCTGAAACAGGCCGACAACTCCGACGATAACCTGCTGGAAATGTACGAGCAAAAGGAAAACCTGGAAAAAGCCACCCAACAAGCCGAGCAGGAATATTACCAATGGCGCGGACTTATAACCGAAAATGAAAACGAAATAAGCGCGCTGAGGCGTAAAAAAGACAACAGCGAGGTTATTGAAAACGAACTTCGCGATGAGCGCAATAACCTTAAACTTGACCTGAACGCCTTGAAGGAGCGTTTATCGGTTGAGTTTAACATCAATATTGAAGATTTGCCCGAGGCTGAAGTACCCGAAGGTGAAAACGAGCATGACCTTCGCGAGAAAGCTGAAAAGCTTAAAAAGCAACTGGACGATTTTGGGGCTATAAACCCCATGGCGGTTGAGGCTTATAACGAAATGAATGAACGTTATACCTTTATCCAGGCTCAAAAGAAAGACCTTAGCGAAGCCAAAGCATCTCTGCTGGCTACCATTCAGGAAATTGACGATACCGCCAAAGATAAATTCATGACCGCCTTCATCATGGTGCGCGAAAACTTCATCAAAGTATTCCGTTCGCTGTTTAATGAAGAAGATTCATGCGACCTGGTTTTGACCGATCCAGACCACCCGCTTGAATCGGACATTGATATCATTGCCAAGCCAAAAGGCAAACGGCCGTTATCCATCAATCAGCTATCGGGTGGCGAAAAAACGCTTACAGCTACAGCTATCCTGTTTTCGCTGTACCTGTTAAAGCCGGCCCCATTCTGTATTTTTGATGAGGTTGACGCGCCGCTTGATGATACCAATATTGATAAGTTCAATAACATTATCCGCACCTTCAGTAAAGAATCGCAGTTTATCATTGTATCGCATAACAAACGTACTATTGCCAGTACCGACGTTATTTATGGCGTGACGATGGTTGAGCAGGGGATTTCAAGGGTGGTGCCGGTGGATTTAAGGGAACTGGCTGATTAA
- a CDS encoding PhzF family phenazine biosynthesis protein codes for MTIPIYQADAFTDTLFGGNPAAVCPLNEWLPDATMQKIAVENNLAETAFFVKTDTGYKLRWFTPEYEIDLCGHATLASAHILFSELGFEGDSISFETVKAGTLIVKRDGDKYTMDFPSRPPIPIEAPNGLAEALGDKQPVAFLRSRDYFIVYETEQDIRELTPDFFAMSKMDTVGIIATAPGDNSDFVSRFFAPGAGIPEDPVTGSAHCNLIPYWAKRLGKDTLHAYQLSARKGELWCELKGERVLMSGKAVTYLKGEIRF; via the coding sequence ATGACTATCCCTATATACCAGGCCGATGCTTTTACCGATACGCTTTTTGGGGGCAACCCGGCTGCAGTTTGCCCGCTTAACGAATGGCTGCCCGATGCTACTATGCAAAAAATTGCCGTTGAGAACAACCTTGCCGAAACCGCTTTTTTTGTAAAAACAGATACCGGCTATAAGCTTCGTTGGTTTACGCCCGAGTACGAGATTGACCTATGCGGACATGCAACCCTGGCATCAGCGCATATACTTTTTTCGGAGTTAGGGTTTGAAGGAGATAGCATCAGTTTTGAAACCGTAAAAGCCGGAACGCTGATTGTAAAGCGTGATGGTGATAAATATACGATGGATTTTCCGTCGAGGCCGCCTATTCCCATAGAAGCGCCCAATGGCCTCGCCGAAGCCCTTGGCGATAAGCAACCGGTGGCTTTTTTACGCTCGCGCGATTATTTTATCGTTTACGAAACGGAGCAGGATATCAGGGAACTTACGCCCGATTTCTTTGCCATGTCGAAAATGGATACAGTAGGCATTATAGCCACAGCGCCCGGCGATAACTCCGATTTTGTTTCCCGCTTTTTTGCCCCGGGAGCAGGTATCCCTGAAGATCCGGTTACAGGCTCGGCACATTGTAATTTGATACCTTATTGGGCTAAACGTTTAGGTAAGGATACCTTACATGCTTATCAGCTTTCGGCCCGTAAAGGTGAGCTTTGGTGCGAGTTAAAAGGGGAGAGGGTGCTGATGAGCGGTAAGGCGGTTACTTATTTGAAGGGGGAGATAAGGTTTTAG
- a CDS encoding aspartyl protease family protein translates to MPKVFILITIFFFCCFSAVGSDHVTINGISFKNAKADPDLSPTGDFKTLVIPIKRAGNLIVIEAQIDTLEGNFVLDTGAPYLVLNETYFRDLPHVSEQESGGINGQAGSSFTTYVRDFNILELHYPKLKADVTDLSAIENGKGMKILGLLGTKLFAGFAITVDLFRNTLYIQKVDEKGEIPETEKIFHDRFMLSPFSLLNDVILLKGTVNDRVLWFAFDSAAETSLLDYSRAKKLLPQMEVISRSKIMGIGGTSIEVIYTRFDDLVVGDRKYMKNRILITNLEKMSTAYGYKIDGVLGYDFFVRGIFSINFVKKQFEMYIYNNQ, encoded by the coding sequence ATGCCTAAGGTTTTTATATTGATCACAATTTTCTTTTTCTGCTGCTTCAGCGCGGTAGGGAGCGATCATGTGACCATAAATGGCATCAGCTTTAAAAATGCGAAAGCCGATCCGGACTTATCACCCACAGGCGATTTTAAAACCCTTGTTATTCCCATAAAAAGGGCAGGAAACCTTATTGTGATTGAAGCACAGATAGATACCCTTGAGGGTAATTTTGTGCTTGATACCGGTGCACCGTACCTGGTGTTAAACGAAACCTATTTCAGGGATCTGCCTCATGTATCCGAACAAGAATCGGGGGGGATTAATGGACAGGCAGGTAGTTCGTTCACTACATACGTTCGTGATTTTAATATCCTCGAACTTCATTACCCCAAATTGAAAGCAGATGTTACCGATTTGTCGGCCATCGAAAACGGTAAAGGGATGAAAATACTGGGCTTGCTTGGCACTAAGCTTTTTGCTGGTTTTGCCATTACGGTAGATCTTTTCCGCAACACTTTGTACATTCAAAAAGTGGATGAAAAAGGCGAAATCCCTGAAACTGAAAAGATATTTCATGATAGGTTTATGTTAAGCCCTTTTAGCTTGCTGAACGACGTTATTTTGCTGAAGGGTACCGTGAACGACAGGGTGCTTTGGTTTGCCTTTGACAGTGCTGCCGAAACAAGTTTGCTTGATTATAGCCGGGCCAAAAAGCTGTTGCCGCAAATGGAAGTGATCAGCCGATCAAAAATTATGGGCATAGGCGGTACTTCTATCGAAGTAATTTATACCCGTTTTGATGATCTGGTGGTGGGCGACCGCAAGTATATGAAAAACCGTATCTTAATCACCAATCTCGAAAAAATGAGTACCGCTTATGGTTATAAAATAGATGGTGTTTTGGGGTACGATTTTTTTGTGCGCGGTATATTCAGCATCAACTTTGTTAAAAAACAATTTGAAATGTACATTTACAACAATCAGTAG